One segment of Tamlana crocina DNA contains the following:
- the bshB1 gene encoding bacillithiol biosynthesis deacetylase BshB1 has product MKLDILAIGAHPDDVELGCGGTIAKEVARGKKVGILDLTRGELGTRGSAEIRDKEAADSAKILGVSVRENLRFADGFFVNDKIHQLEIIKIIRKYQPEIVLCNAVDDRHIDHGKASKLASDACFLSGLAKIETIRNNELQSAWRPKQVYHYIQWKNIEPDFVVDISGFVDKKMEAVLAYKTQFFNEDSKEPETPISSKNFTDSVIYRARDLGRLIGVEHAEGFTVERHVAVDSLFDLK; this is encoded by the coding sequence ATTGGCTATAGGGGCTCATCCGGATGATGTGGAGTTAGGTTGCGGCGGAACCATTGCAAAGGAGGTGGCAAGGGGAAAAAAAGTAGGTATTCTCGATTTAACCCGAGGTGAATTGGGTACTCGTGGTTCTGCTGAAATTCGTGATAAGGAAGCCGCCGATTCGGCAAAAATATTGGGCGTATCGGTGCGAGAAAATTTAAGATTTGCCGATGGTTTTTTTGTGAATGACAAAATCCATCAGTTGGAAATCATAAAAATCATCCGAAAGTACCAACCCGAAATTGTATTGTGCAATGCTGTTGACGACCGACATATTGACCACGGAAAAGCTAGTAAATTGGCTAGTGATGCCTGTTTTTTAAGTGGTTTGGCAAAAATTGAAACCATTAGAAATAATGAGCTGCAAAGTGCTTGGCGCCCAAAGCAAGTGTATCACTATATACAGTGGAAGAATATAGAGCCCGATTTTGTGGTTGATATTTCTGGGTTTGTAGATAAAAAAATGGAGGCGGTTCTGGCTTATAAAACACAGTTTTTTAATGAAGATAGTAAAGAGCCTGAAACACCCATATCAAGTAAGAATTTTACAGATAGTGTGATTTACCGTGCGCGAGATTTAGGCCGATTAATTGGGGTTGAACATGCCGAAGGCTTTACCGTAGAGCGCCATGTGGCTGTCGATAGTCTGTTCGATTTGAAGTAG